One segment of Rubripirellula amarantea DNA contains the following:
- a CDS encoding sialate O-acetylesterase — MLRSLVALILIALVSPVVDAQNNGLPKNQKDFHLYLLIGQSNMAGRGAVTDADKTPIPNILMLNQQNQWVPAVDPIHFDKPNIVGVGLGRTFAIEIAKQNPDAVIGLIPCAVGGSPIASWEPGGYHSETKTHPYDEMLPRLLMAMKVGTLKGILWHQGESDCQPQLSEVYESKLHTLIARLRTEVGDPNVPIVVGQMGQFPERPWNDDKKRVDAVHRNLPDQVSRTAFVNSDDLEHKGDNIHFNAESYRELGRRYANAYQTLVD, encoded by the coding sequence ATGTTGCGTTCCCTGGTTGCTTTGATCCTGATCGCCCTTGTTTCCCCGGTTGTTGATGCTCAAAACAATGGGCTGCCTAAGAACCAAAAAGACTTTCATCTCTACTTGCTGATCGGGCAATCCAATATGGCGGGGCGCGGCGCAGTGACCGACGCCGACAAGACGCCAATACCAAACATCTTGATGTTGAACCAGCAGAACCAATGGGTGCCGGCGGTTGATCCAATTCACTTTGACAAACCGAACATCGTGGGTGTTGGTTTGGGGCGAACTTTTGCAATAGAAATTGCCAAACAAAACCCTGATGCAGTGATTGGACTGATTCCTTGTGCCGTTGGCGGTTCGCCGATTGCGAGTTGGGAGCCCGGTGGTTATCACTCGGAAACCAAGACGCATCCCTATGACGAAATGTTGCCTCGGCTATTAATGGCGATGAAAGTGGGCACGCTCAAGGGAATTCTATGGCACCAAGGTGAATCGGATTGCCAACCACAGCTCAGCGAAGTCTATGAGTCTAAATTGCATACGTTGATCGCTCGCTTGCGAACCGAAGTGGGCGATCCGAATGTTCCGATCGTTGTCGGCCAGATGGGACAGTTCCCCGAACGACCTTGGAACGATGACAAGAAGCGAGTCGACGCAGTTCACCGAAACTTGCCTGACCAAGTCTCTCGCACTGCGTTCGTCAATTCGGATGATTTGGAACACAAAGGCGACAACATCCACTTCAACGCTGAATCGTATCGAGAGTTGGGCCGGCGTTATGCGAATGCGTATCAAACCCTGGTTGACTAG
- the corA gene encoding magnesium/cobalt transporter CorA, whose translation MKRKRFANPFRRKRKVDRAVGLAPGTISIADDAVPTSIRAIRFNRSEVKRFENLTVEEIPLASSDHVVWVDVVGLGDEPTISAIGKRFKIHALSLEDVVNTHQRPKIEVYDDHLYIVVRMPSSNGQLDLEQVSLFVGNGYVVSWQEREGDCFNAVRKRLESSSREVRRHGSDFLAYALVDTVVDAFFPHVHHFGDALDQLEDEIADQNRGSEVVHQIFEIRSDIRRLRRVAWSHREMIQSWLTYNGPLTGEATRLHLRDVADHTIRVVELLEMCRESCSDLRDLQMSAASMRMNEVMKVLTVIATIFIPLSFIAGLYGMNFSTQTSPWNMPETQWYFGYPFALFLMSLVAGGMVVFFYRKRWIG comes from the coding sequence ATGAAACGAAAGCGATTTGCGAACCCATTCCGACGCAAACGTAAAGTCGATCGAGCGGTAGGGTTGGCACCGGGGACAATTTCGATCGCCGATGACGCAGTTCCAACATCGATCCGCGCGATTCGTTTTAACCGAAGCGAGGTCAAACGGTTCGAGAACCTAACCGTGGAAGAGATTCCATTAGCCTCAAGTGACCATGTCGTGTGGGTGGATGTGGTTGGATTGGGTGACGAACCTACGATTTCAGCAATCGGAAAACGATTCAAGATTCACGCGTTATCCCTCGAAGATGTCGTCAACACACACCAGCGGCCGAAGATCGAAGTCTACGACGACCATTTGTATATCGTTGTTCGAATGCCAAGTAGCAACGGTCAGTTAGATTTGGAACAGGTCAGTTTGTTTGTCGGAAACGGATACGTCGTTTCATGGCAAGAACGCGAAGGTGACTGTTTCAATGCCGTCCGGAAGCGACTGGAGTCGTCGTCTCGCGAAGTGCGCAGACACGGCAGTGACTTCTTGGCGTACGCGCTGGTCGATACAGTCGTCGACGCTTTCTTCCCCCATGTGCATCATTTTGGCGATGCGCTAGATCAACTGGAAGACGAGATTGCGGACCAGAATCGAGGCAGCGAAGTGGTTCACCAGATCTTCGAAATTCGTTCAGATATCCGACGATTGCGAAGAGTGGCTTGGTCTCACCGCGAAATGATCCAAAGTTGGCTGACGTACAACGGTCCACTCACAGGAGAAGCGACTCGATTGCACTTGCGAGACGTTGCCGACCACACCATCCGCGTTGTTGAGCTCTTGGAAATGTGTCGCGAAAGTTGCTCTGACCTGCGAGACCTTCAAATGTCGGCGGCCAGTATGCGAATGAACGAAGTGATGAAAGTGCTAACCGTCATCGCAACGATTTTCATCCCACTTAGTTTCATCGCGGGACTATACGGGATGAACTTTTCAACTCAGACATCACCTTGGAACATGCCGGAAACTCAATGGTACTTTGGCTATCCGTTTGCGTTGTTCTTGATGTCTCTTGTCGCGGGCGGAATGGTCGTGTTCTTCTACCGCAAACGGTGGATAGGCTAG
- a CDS encoding YifB family Mg chelatase-like AAA ATPase — protein MLARLKTFTLLGIEAMPVDVEVDISPAAMPKTILVGLPDAAVKESTHRVERAIVNSGFIRPQDRIVINLAPGDLPKQAASFDLPVALGVLAGSGQLAADRLEEYSIIGELALEGQTRPVKGALSIAIEAAKDKNMRGIVVPAENAAEAAVVEDLEVIPVRSLAEAVAFFSGAIDVDPYPSKIQELFEQFSVYDLDFGDVRGQESAKRAMTLSAAGQHNLLMVGPPGSGKTMLAKRMPTILPQLSAGESIETTRIYSALGQLPAGQPLLARRPFRAPHHTISDAGLVGGGSPPSPGEISKAHNGILFLDELPEFNRKTLEVMRQPLEDGIVTISRALRSTTFPSDFMLVAAANPCPCGYRSDPRRSCNCTPPQIEKYMNKISGPLLDRIDIHIEVPAVPFEELQGKATATDGTTSSVMREEVTRARHRQAERFANSQTRYNAQMSSRDVRKYCELNKACQQMLRHSVEEMGLSARAHDKILRVSRTIADIAGDESIDEMHLAEAIGYRNLDRDLWT, from the coding sequence ATGTTAGCGCGACTGAAAACGTTTACGTTGCTGGGGATCGAAGCGATGCCGGTCGATGTCGAGGTCGACATCTCTCCAGCAGCGATGCCCAAGACGATTCTCGTGGGACTTCCCGACGCCGCGGTTAAGGAATCGACTCACCGCGTCGAGCGTGCGATCGTCAACAGCGGTTTCATCCGGCCTCAAGATCGCATCGTCATCAACTTGGCTCCTGGGGATCTTCCCAAACAAGCCGCTTCATTTGATCTGCCGGTCGCGTTAGGCGTACTGGCCGGCAGCGGTCAACTCGCGGCCGATCGACTCGAGGAGTACTCAATCATCGGTGAACTGGCACTCGAAGGCCAGACTCGTCCCGTCAAAGGTGCGTTGTCCATCGCGATCGAAGCTGCCAAGGACAAGAACATGCGCGGCATTGTGGTACCAGCGGAAAACGCCGCGGAGGCTGCGGTTGTCGAAGACCTTGAAGTGATTCCGGTACGATCGCTCGCCGAAGCCGTTGCGTTCTTCTCCGGTGCCATCGATGTGGATCCCTACCCGAGCAAGATACAAGAATTGTTCGAGCAGTTCAGCGTCTACGACTTAGACTTCGGTGACGTGCGCGGACAAGAATCTGCCAAGCGAGCGATGACCCTTAGCGCGGCAGGGCAACACAATTTGCTGATGGTCGGGCCGCCCGGTTCGGGGAAGACGATGCTGGCGAAACGCATGCCAACTATCTTGCCTCAATTATCAGCGGGTGAATCCATTGAAACCACTCGCATCTATTCGGCGCTGGGTCAACTTCCAGCCGGTCAACCGCTACTCGCTCGGCGACCATTCCGAGCACCTCATCACACAATTAGCGACGCGGGACTCGTCGGCGGCGGTTCACCACCGTCGCCCGGCGAAATCAGCAAAGCTCATAACGGCATTCTGTTCCTCGACGAGTTACCCGAGTTCAATCGAAAGACTCTTGAGGTCATGCGTCAACCTCTTGAAGATGGCATCGTTACGATCAGCCGAGCGCTCCGTTCCACGACCTTTCCCAGTGACTTCATGTTAGTCGCCGCTGCGAACCCTTGCCCATGCGGTTATCGATCCGACCCAAGACGTAGTTGCAACTGCACGCCCCCCCAAATTGAAAAGTACATGAACAAGATATCGGGACCGTTGCTTGATCGTATCGATATTCATATCGAGGTGCCGGCGGTACCGTTTGAAGAACTGCAGGGCAAAGCTACCGCGACCGATGGAACCACAAGCTCTGTGATGCGTGAGGAAGTTACTCGTGCGCGTCATCGACAAGCCGAGCGGTTTGCTAATTCCCAGACTCGTTACAACGCGCAAATGAGCAGTCGCGACGTTCGCAAGTACTGCGAACTGAACAAAGCCTGTCAACAAATGCTGCGACACAGCGTTGAAGAAATGGGATTGTCCGCACGAGCGCACGACAAAATCTTACGCGTCAGTCGCACGATCGCCGATATCGCTGGCGACGAGTCGATCGACGAGATGCACTTGGCCGAAGCAATTGGTTATCGAAATTTGGACCGGGATCTCTGGACATAA
- a CDS encoding mechanosensitive ion channel domain-containing protein, with the protein MFRLLAIAVLLVLLNPTGVIAQVGEQTSSATPATGLEKLREQVKSADLEEEAKSAALTVLDQAEKQAAEASSKTEMVQKRRAAIETVAARADSAKRSLEQLQNAQPSAPRGETLAELEAELASLTAKAQAAQQTVNQAETAMKNSAQRRAEIDTELPKLINSAEERKQQFENAVANADGTVANDAAIVELKTASELLNANVAALQAEKALLDAEAAASLPQLTRDLEARQAETLQKQLVSLRAIVEEKRAEDAASRVEMASKQLNQMHPLLRFIGEQNQSLAELNQTLAKKIEDEETRLVSRKSQLEDIRESFKQATSRVDKVGLTDAVGAMLRNLKQNLPSVGVYRMRIRERSSEIDDAAYALEEMTDRRNAKLSLTIDALLRQADRPVYGVEREELEKEALQLLETQRTEYLDPAIRNQTHYFNTLVSISTAEEEIIQLVEDSRKYINENVLWTRSTSPMYSKPFPAKAEWWFTLPAAWSGVGLKIISDMTTRPAIWIAAGLSLLTLLLSRYRLRAEITLLGEKASQSSFTHFGPTAKAFFWTVATSLPIPLFFGFLGSRFSSIAGNDRTLSALSLGCSTTAFLYFPLDFMRQVCRSQGLAQSHFAWPELTTKKVRQAIRPLLFIAVPIISIAAFLAGGSIGYGNDVLERYLSLLATFVFGLFIQRVAHPRRGVPARYIASHPSGWVNRTAIIWYPVIVAIPVGLGVLTVIGYHFTSQQIGWRIFLSLGLLFGIAVAVSLVMRWSLIHRRSLRMEQAKQARALAAETAASETPVPIAEDTAKDLQEQMQQSRNLFQTAMVAAAMIGLWIVWSDVVPALGIFEKWPLWSSTDTVTDLVKNENGDLIPHSREVVDHVTIAEVALACVLFGLTLAAARNLPGLLEFAVLRRLPIDRSIRYAVTSLVSYAIVLLGIIIAGGTIGLHWNQIQWMATALTFGLAFGLQEMFANFVAGIIILFEQPVRVGDVVEIDGVTGIVSKIRIRATTITDWDRKDYIVPNKEFITGKVLNWTRSDDVTRLVLSVGVAYGTDTQLAHQLILEAAAENPDVLEEPKTNVTFDAFGDNSLNFTLRAYLGTYEKRLAVTHDLHTSINRKFAAANIEISFPQRDLHLRSLPSGLTDFLRSKNQSSETTGPNPNGKAGTIVTESDL; encoded by the coding sequence ATGTTTCGTTTGCTTGCAATTGCCGTCCTTCTAGTTCTCCTCAATCCGACTGGCGTGATTGCGCAAGTTGGCGAGCAGACTAGCTCTGCGACACCGGCAACTGGTCTAGAAAAGTTGCGTGAACAGGTGAAGTCTGCGGATCTTGAAGAAGAGGCTAAGAGCGCTGCACTGACGGTGCTTGATCAAGCAGAGAAACAAGCGGCTGAGGCTAGCAGCAAGACCGAAATGGTTCAAAAACGGCGAGCGGCGATTGAGACGGTTGCTGCGCGTGCGGATTCAGCAAAACGAAGTCTCGAGCAGCTTCAGAACGCTCAGCCGAGCGCGCCTCGTGGTGAAACACTTGCCGAATTAGAAGCCGAATTGGCGTCGCTAACAGCCAAGGCGCAGGCTGCGCAGCAGACCGTGAATCAGGCTGAGACCGCGATGAAGAATTCCGCTCAACGCCGCGCCGAGATCGACACCGAGTTGCCGAAGCTCATCAATTCAGCTGAGGAACGAAAACAACAGTTTGAGAACGCGGTCGCGAACGCTGATGGCACGGTTGCCAACGACGCGGCAATTGTAGAGTTAAAAACCGCCAGTGAACTGCTCAACGCAAACGTCGCTGCCCTGCAAGCCGAGAAGGCGTTGTTAGACGCTGAAGCTGCAGCAAGCCTGCCTCAATTGACTCGAGACTTAGAGGCTCGCCAGGCAGAGACGCTTCAAAAGCAATTGGTTTCATTGCGAGCAATCGTCGAAGAAAAACGAGCCGAAGATGCTGCGAGCCGTGTCGAGATGGCAAGCAAGCAACTCAATCAGATGCACCCATTGCTCCGCTTCATCGGCGAACAAAATCAATCGCTTGCTGAACTCAACCAAACGCTGGCTAAAAAGATTGAGGACGAAGAGACCCGGCTTGTTTCTCGGAAGTCGCAGCTCGAAGACATCCGCGAATCATTTAAGCAAGCGACCAGCCGTGTCGATAAGGTCGGTTTGACGGACGCCGTGGGGGCGATGCTGCGAAATCTAAAACAGAATCTTCCCAGTGTCGGTGTTTACCGCATGAGAATACGCGAACGATCATCGGAAATTGATGACGCTGCCTACGCGTTGGAAGAGATGACCGATCGTCGCAACGCTAAGCTGAGTCTGACAATCGACGCTTTGTTGCGGCAGGCCGATCGGCCTGTCTATGGTGTCGAGCGCGAAGAGTTAGAAAAGGAAGCTCTGCAACTACTCGAAACGCAACGAACGGAGTATTTGGACCCAGCGATTCGAAATCAAACCCACTACTTTAATACTCTGGTTTCGATTTCAACGGCAGAGGAAGAAATCATTCAGCTGGTCGAGGACTCTCGGAAGTACATCAACGAGAATGTATTGTGGACCCGAAGCACCTCGCCAATGTACTCGAAGCCGTTCCCCGCTAAGGCGGAATGGTGGTTCACTTTGCCCGCAGCTTGGTCCGGTGTCGGATTGAAAATTATTTCCGATATGACGACTCGACCTGCAATTTGGATTGCTGCGGGATTGTCGCTGCTAACGTTGTTGCTCTCACGGTACCGCTTACGCGCCGAGATCACGCTCTTGGGTGAAAAGGCCAGTCAATCGAGCTTCACTCATTTTGGTCCGACCGCAAAGGCGTTTTTCTGGACCGTCGCAACCTCGCTCCCCATCCCTCTGTTTTTTGGGTTCTTAGGATCACGGTTTTCCTCGATTGCAGGGAACGACCGCACGCTTTCAGCTCTTTCGTTGGGTTGCTCGACGACAGCGTTCTTGTACTTTCCACTCGACTTCATGCGTCAAGTCTGCAGGTCGCAAGGATTGGCTCAATCCCATTTTGCTTGGCCTGAACTGACCACCAAGAAAGTGCGACAAGCGATCCGGCCATTGCTATTCATTGCCGTTCCGATCATATCGATAGCGGCCTTCCTAGCGGGCGGCAGTATTGGCTACGGCAATGATGTGCTCGAACGCTACCTTTCGTTGCTGGCCACCTTTGTGTTTGGATTGTTCATTCAGCGAGTGGCTCATCCTCGCCGCGGAGTGCCTGCTCGATACATTGCTTCCCATCCGAGCGGCTGGGTCAATCGAACGGCGATAATTTGGTATCCCGTGATCGTGGCGATACCGGTGGGCTTAGGTGTATTGACGGTGATTGGATACCATTTCACCAGTCAACAGATCGGCTGGCGAATTTTTCTTTCCTTAGGTTTGCTCTTTGGCATCGCCGTTGCGGTCTCGTTGGTAATGCGATGGTCACTTATCCATCGTCGCTCCCTGCGAATGGAACAAGCCAAACAAGCTCGCGCGTTGGCCGCCGAAACTGCCGCAAGTGAGACGCCGGTTCCCATCGCCGAAGACACGGCCAAAGACCTGCAAGAACAGATGCAGCAGTCGCGGAATCTATTTCAAACCGCCATGGTGGCCGCGGCGATGATCGGATTGTGGATTGTGTGGAGCGATGTCGTTCCGGCGCTTGGGATTTTCGAGAAGTGGCCGCTTTGGTCGTCAACGGACACGGTCACTGATCTTGTTAAGAATGAAAACGGTGATTTGATCCCGCACTCACGGGAGGTGGTGGATCACGTGACGATCGCGGAGGTGGCTTTGGCGTGTGTGCTCTTTGGATTGACGCTAGCTGCGGCTCGAAACCTGCCTGGTTTGTTGGAGTTTGCCGTTTTGCGTCGGCTACCTATCGATCGCAGCATCCGCTACGCCGTTACGTCGTTAGTGAGTTACGCGATTGTGTTACTCGGCATCATTATCGCCGGCGGAACGATTGGGCTTCACTGGAACCAAATCCAATGGATGGCGACTGCGTTGACGTTTGGTTTAGCGTTTGGGTTGCAAGAAATGTTCGCCAACTTCGTTGCCGGAATCATCATCTTGTTCGAGCAACCGGTGCGAGTGGGTGACGTTGTTGAGATTGATGGCGTGACCGGAATCGTTTCCAAGATCCGCATTCGAGCCACTACCATCACCGATTGGGATCGCAAGGATTACATCGTTCCCAACAAAGAATTCATCACCGGAAAAGTACTCAACTGGACTCGTTCGGATGACGTGACCCGTTTGGTGTTGTCGGTCGGCGTTGCCTATGGGACCGATACTCAATTGGCACATCAGTTGATTCTAGAAGCTGCTGCGGAGAATCCAGATGTTCTCGAAGAACCCAAAACAAACGTCACCTTTGACGCTTTCGGAGACAACAGCCTGAATTTCACGCTACGCGCTTATTTGGGGACGTACGAAAAACGATTGGCGGTGACTCACGATTTGCACACGTCCATCAATCGGAAGTTCGCGGCGGCGAATATTGAAATCTCATTCCCACAACGAGATCTGCACCTAAGATCGTTGCCAAGTGGATTAACAGACTTTTTGCGATCGAAGAATCAATCTTCTGAAACTACTGGTCCCAATCCAAATGGAAAAGCCGGAACGATTGTCACGGAAAGCGACTTATGA
- the xdhC gene encoding xanthine dehydrogenase accessory protein XdhC yields MTKNVSHIESLASLAAGGLPFVAVTMVEAIGSTPQDAGSKMLVDANGLVHGTVGGGKVEFHAIEFAKEMLADPSRCRALVDWNLQRDIGMTCGGLVKLYFEVYNRDHWHVVVFGAGHVAQALLKVLGTLDCHVTCVDTRIEWMKRIDDHPRLTKKCVDDLTTVAATLTSNDYVICMTMGHSTDRPVLATLFQNAISPAYLGVIGSKSKRGVLERELREEGIDAETAASFLCPIGLPIGSNQPAEIAISISAQLLQHRDRIKNV; encoded by the coding sequence GTGACCAAGAATGTCTCCCATATCGAATCGTTAGCCAGTTTGGCCGCCGGTGGTTTGCCGTTTGTGGCTGTGACCATGGTTGAAGCCATTGGTAGCACTCCTCAAGACGCCGGTTCAAAGATGCTCGTTGATGCGAATGGGTTGGTGCATGGAACCGTGGGCGGAGGAAAAGTTGAATTTCACGCGATTGAGTTTGCGAAAGAGATGCTCGCCGACCCGAGTCGGTGTCGCGCCCTGGTCGACTGGAACTTGCAACGCGACATTGGCATGACGTGCGGTGGATTGGTCAAGCTGTACTTCGAAGTTTACAACCGTGATCACTGGCACGTCGTCGTCTTTGGTGCCGGGCACGTGGCTCAGGCTTTGTTGAAGGTGCTGGGTACCCTGGATTGCCACGTTACCTGCGTCGACACACGGATAGAATGGATGAAACGTATCGATGACCATCCTAGACTGACTAAAAAGTGCGTTGATGATTTGACGACCGTAGCTGCAACATTGACTTCAAATGACTACGTCATCTGCATGACCATGGGGCACTCCACCGATCGGCCCGTCTTGGCGACTTTGTTTCAGAACGCGATAAGTCCGGCGTACCTGGGCGTGATCGGCAGCAAGTCCAAGCGAGGTGTCCTCGAGCGTGAGCTACGTGAGGAAGGGATAGATGCCGAAACCGCGGCTAGTTTTTTGTGCCCGATCGGTTTGCCCATCGGTTCCAATCAACCCGCCGAAATAGCAATTAGTATCTCTGCGCAATTGCTACAGCACCGCGACCGTATCAAGAATGTTTAA
- the ade gene encoding adenine deaminase, which translates to MNTHFSITGRLVDVHHREIYPARVNVADGRIARIERIEERHLDSSGSFLMPGFVDSHIHIESSMVLPSEFARVAVTHGTVATVSDPHEIANVCGIDGVELMLRNAAQTQFKFMFGAPACVPATIFETAGGCLDVAAVTRLLDDDRIGYLSEMMDFPGVLNRNPQVMQKIAAALERGKPVDGHAPGLRGEAAARYIAAGITTDHECFTIDEALDKINAGCKIAIREGSAARNFDALQSLIDQYPQSCMLCSDDKHPDELLLGHINQVAARAIAAGRDLMNVLQVACVNPVEHYRMEVGLLREGDPADFIVVDDLIHFGANQTYIGGELVAQRGQCLMPNVPTETINHFEANPISEDALAIRARSQKIRVIEAIDGQLITNSIVRQCLSVNGFAVADVLRDLLKIVVVNRYANALPSVGFVTGFGLQSGAIASSVAHDSHNIVAVGTNDSDLVAAINAVIGSRGGLSVADRGQIDVLPLPVAGLMSTQSCQSVGTHYSQMDARVKELGTPLQSPYMTLSFMALPVIPALKLSDKGLFDVSVFNFVSLFVDE; encoded by the coding sequence TTGAATACGCACTTTTCCATTACTGGCAGGCTAGTTGATGTCCACCATCGGGAAATTTACCCCGCTCGGGTGAACGTGGCCGACGGACGAATTGCTCGCATAGAACGAATCGAAGAACGACACCTCGATTCATCAGGTTCGTTCTTGATGCCTGGCTTCGTCGATTCACACATTCACATCGAGAGTTCGATGGTTCTGCCGAGCGAGTTTGCTCGCGTGGCAGTGACTCACGGCACTGTGGCAACGGTCTCAGATCCCCACGAGATTGCCAACGTTTGTGGTATCGACGGCGTTGAATTGATGCTTCGCAATGCGGCTCAGACTCAATTCAAGTTTATGTTTGGAGCACCCGCGTGCGTGCCGGCCACCATTTTTGAAACCGCTGGCGGATGCCTGGATGTAGCGGCCGTGACGCGGCTTCTTGACGACGATCGCATTGGCTACTTGAGCGAAATGATGGACTTCCCAGGAGTCCTAAATCGCAATCCGCAGGTGATGCAGAAAATCGCCGCTGCCTTGGAACGCGGTAAGCCAGTCGATGGTCATGCGCCGGGACTGCGCGGCGAAGCGGCCGCTCGATACATCGCCGCAGGTATTACAACGGATCACGAATGCTTTACGATTGACGAAGCGCTCGACAAAATCAACGCCGGTTGCAAGATCGCGATTCGCGAGGGTTCCGCAGCAAGAAACTTTGATGCGTTGCAATCACTCATCGACCAATATCCCCAGTCCTGCATGTTATGCAGCGACGACAAACACCCCGACGAATTATTGCTCGGTCACATCAATCAAGTGGCAGCCCGCGCGATCGCTGCGGGACGAGATTTGATGAACGTGCTGCAGGTTGCCTGCGTTAATCCGGTTGAGCATTACCGAATGGAAGTCGGGTTGCTTCGCGAAGGTGATCCGGCGGACTTCATCGTTGTCGATGATCTTATCCATTTCGGGGCTAACCAGACTTACATCGGCGGCGAACTGGTGGCCCAGCGCGGCCAATGCTTGATGCCCAATGTTCCTACGGAAACCATCAATCACTTTGAAGCCAATCCGATCAGCGAAGACGCTTTGGCAATCCGAGCACGTTCGCAGAAAATTCGCGTCATCGAAGCCATTGACGGGCAATTGATTACCAACTCAATCGTGCGGCAGTGCCTAAGCGTCAACGGTTTCGCTGTCGCAGACGTCCTGCGTGACCTGTTGAAGATCGTCGTTGTCAATCGATACGCCAATGCGTTGCCATCGGTTGGCTTCGTGACGGGTTTTGGGCTTCAATCGGGTGCGATTGCGTCGTCCGTCGCCCACGATTCACACAACATCGTCGCCGTGGGCACCAATGACTCGGACTTGGTCGCTGCGATCAATGCGGTCATCGGTAGTCGCGGTGGGCTGTCCGTCGCCGACCGCGGTCAGATCGACGTTTTACCGTTACCGGTTGCAGGACTGATGTCGACACAGTCGTGCCAATCGGTCGGCACCCACTACAGCCAGATGGACGCTCGTGTGAAGGAACTCGGCACACCGCTTCAATCTCCATACATGACGCTCTCGTTCATGGCGTTGCCGGTGATTCCGGCTTTGAAACTAAGCGACAAGGGATTGTTCGACGTCAGCGTGTTCAACTTCGTTTCGCTGTTTGTCGATGAATGA